From Porphyromonadaceae bacterium W3.11, one genomic window encodes:
- a CDS encoding BPL-N domain-containing protein, with protein sequence MKQRRLLLLISVTLIGAWTLMAQSNKIKVALFQGHGGSETCVWETQAALEMDRAIEADIITTSGMTSEHLGQYDVVVIPGGGGSRQYLNMGGQGREALRQFVKNGGGVLGICAGAYLITDTPNYACLSMSGAEAHDIEHDNRGRGISKVSLTDEGKALFPEIADRPLIYIMYYEGPVALQSPKKDIIFTSLATMESDVHVEGNAPENMTNNKTFLYQSEYGKGKTMSVVGHPEATPGMQWMIARLVHQVSPKKVAEEVDPKFVDPDKFNEEILMTAERRKQESSSFDKFLYGSSDEKIEYLTWLIEHNSWDAKRWIQGLIHDSDPSVRKATAELVGWAMYRMYLPDLKTALSREDHPEVRKTLEEVIKGLE encoded by the coding sequence ATGAAACAACGAAGATTGCTTTTACTTATTTCCGTTACACTCATAGGGGCCTGGACCCTGATGGCTCAGTCCAATAAGATCAAAGTTGCTTTATTCCAAGGCCATGGTGGTTCCGAAACATGCGTATGGGAGACTCAAGCAGCTCTAGAAATGGACCGTGCTATAGAGGCAGATATAATCACAACATCTGGTATGACCTCAGAGCATCTTGGTCAGTATGATGTGGTGGTGATACCTGGTGGAGGTGGTAGCCGCCAATACCTCAATATGGGTGGTCAAGGTCGTGAGGCTCTTCGTCAATTTGTAAAGAATGGTGGCGGTGTACTAGGCATCTGTGCAGGAGCCTATCTGATTACAGATACTCCTAACTATGCTTGCTTGTCAATGTCTGGTGCTGAAGCTCATGATATAGAGCATGATAATAGAGGTAGAGGTATCTCTAAGGTCTCATTAACAGATGAGGGTAAGGCTCTATTTCCTGAGATTGCAGATAGACCCCTTATCTATATCATGTATTACGAAGGCCCTGTAGCACTTCAGAGCCCTAAGAAAGATATTATCTTTACATCACTGGCTACAATGGAAAGTGATGTACACGTTGAGGGTAATGCACCTGAGAATATGACCAATAATAAGACCTTCCTATACCAAAGTGAATATGGTAAGGGTAAGACCATGTCAGTAGTTGGTCACCCAGAGGCTACCCCTGGAATGCAATGGATGATAGCACGCTTAGTGCATCAAGTGTCACCTAAGAAGGTAGCAGAGGAGGTTGACCCTAAGTTTGTAGATCCTGATAAATTTAATGAGGAGATATTAATGACAGCAGAGCGACGTAAGCAAGAGAGCTCTAGCTTCGATAAGTTTTTATACGGAAGCTCTGATGAAAAGATTGAATACCTCACATGGCTGATAGAGCATAACTCATGGGATGCAAAGCGCTGGATACAAGGCTTGATCCATGATAGTGATCCTAGTGTCCGTAAGGCTACAGCGGAATTGGTTGGCTG